A genomic window from Indioceanicola profundi includes:
- a CDS encoding NAD-dependent epimerase/dehydratase family protein → MPSLNIGITGATGFVGRHLVADALERGHRLTAFVRRQPAGALDPRVAAVAVGDLGPETDWNDHLAGLDAIIYLASRVHVMTETVSNPLAAYRKVNTEAAVHMVAAAARHGVKRFVYVSTVKANGEETPWSPAEGGRPFGPDSPPCPVDPYGISKLEAERKLSEFATATGLELVIVRPPLVYGPGAAGNFARLVKLIGKGVPLPLGSVQNRRSMISVQNLADLLLLTVTHPQAPGQIYLANDGQDLSTPQLVRMIARALGRSPRLVPVPTALLRSLGRLAGRTAEVERLVGSLQVDSSLARSRLDWIPPLSVADGLALAVREYNPTAAQ, encoded by the coding sequence ATGCCAAGCCTCAATATCGGAATCACGGGTGCGACGGGTTTCGTAGGGCGCCACCTTGTCGCCGACGCGCTCGAAAGAGGCCATCGATTGACCGCCTTTGTCCGCCGCCAGCCTGCCGGCGCGCTGGACCCGCGCGTTGCCGCGGTTGCCGTCGGCGACCTTGGGCCCGAGACGGATTGGAATGATCATCTGGCCGGTCTCGACGCCATCATCTATCTCGCCTCGCGAGTCCATGTGATGACCGAAACCGTAAGCAATCCGCTGGCCGCCTATCGCAAGGTCAACACCGAAGCGGCCGTGCACATGGTCGCCGCCGCAGCGCGCCACGGCGTCAAGCGATTCGTCTATGTGAGCACGGTCAAGGCGAATGGTGAGGAGACGCCATGGAGTCCGGCGGAGGGCGGACGGCCGTTCGGGCCGGATAGCCCCCCCTGCCCCGTCGATCCGTACGGCATATCGAAGCTGGAAGCCGAGCGGAAGCTGAGCGAATTCGCCACGGCGACCGGTCTCGAACTGGTCATCGTCCGGCCTCCACTCGTCTACGGGCCAGGGGCCGCCGGCAACTTCGCCCGGCTCGTCAAGCTCATCGGCAAGGGGGTTCCGCTGCCTCTCGGGTCGGTTCAGAACCGGCGGAGCATGATCTCGGTCCAGAACCTCGCCGACCTGCTGCTTCTGACCGTCACGCATCCCCAGGCACCCGGGCAGATTTATCTGGCCAACGATGGGCAGGATCTCTCCACTCCGCAGCTTGTCCGCATGATCGCACGCGCGCTCGGTCGCTCGCCTCGGCTCGTCCCCGTGCCGACGGCGCTCCTGCGCAGTCTCGGGAGGCTGGCCGGACGGACGGCGGAGGTGGAACGCCTCGTCGGGTCGTTGCAGGTGGACAGTTCGCTGGCTCGGAGCCGGCTGGACTGGATCCCGCCGCTGTCAGTGGCCGACGGCTTGGCGCTCGCGGTGCGGGAATATAATCCAACGGCAGCACAGTGA